In Oryza sativa Japonica Group chromosome 8, ASM3414082v1, the sequence TTGtgttttctcttcctctctgcCTCACGGGACTACTAGATGGTGACACTTGGGATGCTGTGGCTATCGGCATGTTCCACGTGTCAATGCCACAGAGTTCGGACATACACCAACTAGTTCATCATCTAGTAGACTAGTACTAGTGTCAGATTCTAATGTTGGCGTACTAATCTGTGTTAAAACTCACCTTTTCTCATTGATTTGAATTTTTCATAAGTATAGGAATACATAGGACACGATTTTATGCTTTTGTTTTGAGCTGAAAGCCTCTAAATAATAAGCCCTTTGCATCAAACACCCCTTTTTATTTGAAGGTTTGCAGCGAACAGCTTCCACTGAAGAAGTTGCCAGATGGTGGCAAGGCACATACTTCACTCAAAAGCTCCAACAAGCTGTTAGTTAATTAGGTCAAATCAGTTGCTGACCCCACTAAATATAAGCAAAGAAATCAATTCTTGAAGCAGTAGTTATCTTTGACACCTTCCTTTTGCTGCAGGTCTCACCTCTCAACAAGTCAAGCCTCTGAAGCTTTTGATCCCTTCACCTCGcactcgcagcagcagcaggctgtACTGACCAACCACCAAGAAGTATCGGCGCCATTGCTGTCCTCCTCCTTGGCTTGAACTCAACTCAACTCCAGTGCAGGCACATGCTTGCTTTCCAAACCAAGGGATAACCACTCATCTAATCAAGCCAACTCCACAAGCAGCTGGCCATCCACTGATTgatcaatccatccatccatcagcTTGCTCATGGGGAAACTTAGGTACTACTGCTGCTTCTGCATTCTTCTTTCTTCTGTTGCTACTGCTGCATCTGCACTGCATGGCCATGTCCACTCCACACACTTGGCCGGCATTGCCAGTCATTGCTATACTATATATGCTGCTGGTTTCCTGGTTTGGTGGTCTCATGCTCATGCATGCACACGTCCATCTGTGTTGAATTCTGAAGCTGCAAGAACCTATTGCCGTGCTGCATGGGCCATCCACCGGCGACCTCAccggccggcgccaccgccggcgtcaGCGTTAAGGTCAGCGACCGATATGTAAGTGTGCTGCTGCTGGTCAGCTCTGCCTGCGCATGTTCGATCGATTCATTGTTGACATGATTGATTGAATGATTGATTGGTTGGCCCGCGTTGCACCATTGCATGCGCATGCAGGTTGAGATTAAAAATGGCATATTTGAGCTTACGCTGTCCAACCCCGACGGGATCGTGACCGGCGTCCGGTATAATGGTGTGGACAACTTGATGGAGATTCTTAACAAAGAAGACAACAGAGGGTGCCTACTGACAATTTTGCTTACGCTTTTTATCCTCTCTTTGATATGTTTAATTAGCAAGTACAATAGTTTGGTACTACTTGGATCTTGCCACATCCTACAAGTGTAcatttgttaattgttattcAGCTACTTTGCCAATTTAAAACTAAAGAAGAAACCTTTTAGTCCTCATTCAAGTACAGGCTGCAACTGAGGTTATGGTCAATGTACTCATATGGTGTTGCATGTTGTCAGGTACTGGGACCTTGTTTGGAGTAAACTGGGAGAAAGAACTGGCATATTTGATGTGTAAGGGCTCTCAATTCACTCGGATTTCAGGAATCGCCTCCATATGATTACACTTTTTGTGCTAGAGAGAGCCCAGGTGTATCTGACATTGAACGTTGTTACGCAGAATAAAAGGGACAGAGTTCCGAATCATATATCAGGATGAAAACCATGcagaggtctcgttcgttagaACATGGGATCCTTCTCTGGAAGGCAAAGCTGTTCCCTTGAACATTGATAAGAGGTGATCCAATAGCACAGGCATAACAATGGAATTGTTCTCAGCAATTCATTTGGAAAAAAGGCAATCATGTTTAACAGAGCAAGtaatttttgaaatattttgacAGCGCAAGTATGTTTGTACAGGTTCATTGTACTCCGGGGCTGCTCAGGATTCTATACCTATGGAATCTATGAGCATCAGGAAGGGTGGCCTGGTTTTAGCCTGGGAGAGACCAGGGTGGCCTTCAAGCTTCGGAAAGACAAGTTGTTCTAGTTCCTGAAtttaagttttcttttttttttttgcagtttgCTGAATTATGCTACATCTTACACTGAATGTCTGAATCCATTACTTTGGTGCAAATTCAGGTTTCATTACATGGCATTAGCTGACGACAGGCAGAGAATAATGCCGATGCCTGAAGACCGAGTGCCGCCCCGGGGACAGCAATTAGCATACCCTGAAGCTGTCCTTCTTGTGGACCCAATAAATCCTGACCTAAGAGGAGAGGTAAGTTGACaaatataggattttttttatctatgatAAACGTATTATATCATGAAGAATCTAAACACTGTTACTGGTAAATTGTCAAGGTTGATGATAAATACCAATACTCCTGTGAAGACCAGTATAACAATGTCCATGGATGGATATCATTCGATCCTCCAATTGGCTTCTGGCAGATCACTCCGAGTGACGAGTTCCGAACAGGAGGTCCCGTCAAGCAGAACTTGACCTCTCATGTTGGGCCAACTATGCTGGCTGTAAGTTCAGACATTGTATTATATTGAAATAAAAAGTTCAGATTATTAAGTTCAGACATTCTTCTGAAaccctttttttaaaatatgtttttcaGATGTTTCTTAGCGGTCATTATGCTGGGGATGACCTTACACCCAAGTTCTTGACTGGTGAATACTGGAAAAAGGTCCATGGGCCTGTCTTCATGTACCTTAACTCCAGTTGGGATGGAAGTGACCCAACTCTACTCTGGGAGGATGCAAAAGTTCAGGTGAAAAATTGGATGCATATTTCGTCTCTAATTTGATATCTTTCTTTTATTCACAAAAGTTCAGGTGATAACATTCAGGTTGATTCTTATTGACAGTACAAGTGTTATGAACACGGCACAAGTAACTTGTAATTtaactctctctttctccttttGAAATCAGATGATGATTGAGAAAGAGAGCTGGCCGTACTGTTTTGCACTGTCAGATGATTTTCAGAAGACTGAGCAAAGAGGTTGTATCTCTGGTAGATTACTCGTCCGAGACAGGTAGTAATTAATGACATCTTTTTCCAGTTTTATACAACAGTAGTAACTAAAAGAAGTTTGATTCAGTCCAGATGTAATTTAGTTCGCGATACATCTATTACTAATGAATTCATCATGTGTTATTTAGGTATTTAGATGATGCAGATCTTTATGCTACATCAGCTTATGTAGGCTTAGCTCTACCAGGAGATGTTGGATCCTGGCAAAGAGAGTGCAAGGTGATGCATGCTATATACACACTTATTCTTTTAGAACAAGCTTGAATACATGTTAGACTATGAAGTATATTATCAATCACATATTCCAACACCGtgacccggcaaaaaaaaatatatattccaaCACTGTAGGGATACCAATTCTGGTGTAGGGCAGAAGATGATGGAAGCTTTTGCATAAGAAACATTGTAGCTGGAGACTACAACCTTTATGCATGGGTTCCAGGATTTATAGGGGACTACAAACTGGATGCTAAGCTAACCATATCTTCAGGTCAGTATCTACCTGACATTTATTCCTCTTGCAGCTTCCAATGAGATATCCTGATATGTTCAGCACTCCTGTTCAGGGGATGACATTTATCTGGGTGACCTTGTGTATGAACCACCAAGAGACGGTCCCACGATGTGGGAGATCGGAATACCTGATCGATCCGCCTCTGAATTCTTTGTTCCAGACCCTAATCCCAACTATGTGAATAGGTTGTATATCAACCATCCTGACAGGTGATGCAGACTGGCTACCAACAGACTTCTCAAACATGTAGTAACCAAGTGATCATCATTTCTTATCATATAGTGTTCTTATCGTTCGTTACAGATTTAGGCAGTATGGACTTTGGGAAAGATATGCAGAGCTGTATCCAGACGGTGATCTGGTATACACAATTGGCCAGAGCGACTATACCACCGATTGGTTCTTTGCTCAAGTAAACAGGTGATGTTTTCATCTCATTTGAATACAACTGATTGCGCAGAGTTACATGATCTGCTTCTAACATCTGTGTCCACTGCAGAAGAACTGATCAGAGCACCTACCAGCCAACCACATGGCAAATAAAGTTCAATCTTGACAGTGTCAGTCCTAACAGCACATACAAATTCAGAGTGGCTCTTGCATCATCCGCAAATGCCGAGTTGCAGgttatttcagaaaaaaaaaacacaaaaatactTAGATTGGCCAATGTCCATTCCTATTTCATTATTTGTTATCATCATTCAAGAAGTTGATCCTAAATACACAAAATGCTTGTATTTTCAGGTTCGTTTCAACGATCAGGACAGAACTGCTCCTCACTTCACAACTGGGTTGATTGGGAAAGACAACACGATTGCGAGGCACGGGATCCATGGGCTGTACTGGCTGTTCAACATCGATGTGAGTGGAGCTTGGCTTGTTCAAGGGATGAACACCATCTACCTGAAGCAGCCCAGGAACCAGAGTCCATTTCAGGGACTGATGTATGACTACCTGAGAATGGAAGGTCCTTCTGGCAGCTAAGGCCAGTCTTTAGCTAGTTTAACCAGCCTCACCTGTATGGCTAGTATAGCTGTACTATGCCTAGGTATGCAGTACGATTATGACCCAGATATTCCCATCCACTAATATTCTATTTAGTGTGCTTTAAAGTTTAATCttattttaccaaaaaaaatcctGGGTTTTGTCTAACCCCGGATTTAGCTTATCTGATTTAGGTTAGCTGGTAAAGATGTAAGCTGCCGAAATTTCGCAgagcatcagaattcagaaaacgATTAGATATACTCTAAATCGGTGATATGTATTGGAAAAAGAAATAACATTTCCCTGCTGTTTTAACTCTAGTGTAACAATTTGAAATAATCTAAATTGGTGCCATGCTCTTGTTTCTCAGAATTAAGGTTTGCAGCAAACAGCTTTCACTGGAGAAGTTGCCAGATGGTGGCAAGACACATTCTTCACTCAAAAGTCAAAAGCTCCAACAAGCTGTTAGTTAATTAGGTCAAATCGGTTGCCAACCCCACTAACTATTAGCAAAGAAATCAATTCTTGAAGCAGTAGCTATCTTTGGCACCTTCCTTTTGCTGCAGGTCTCCCCTCTCAACAAGTCAAGCCCCTGAAGCTTTTGATCCCTTCACCTCGtactcgcagcagcagcaggctgtACTGACTACTGACCAACCACCAGTTTCGGCGCCATTGCTGTCCTCCTCCTTGGCTTGAACTCAACTCATCGATCAACTCCAGTGCAGGCACATGCCAATTGCTTTCCAAACCAAGGGATAACCAGTCATCTAAGCAAAGCTGATGATGGATTGATCAATCAGTGGATTGCCAGCTGCTTGCGGAGTTGGAGGATGTGGTGGTGCTTGATTAGGGCATGGAAAACCAAGGGATAACCACTCATCTAATCAAAGCTGATGGATGGATTGATCAATCAGTGCATTGTCAGCTGCTTGTGGAGTTTTGGAGGATGTGGTGGTGCTTGATTAGGGGGAGTGGATTTTGATCTCTCGAGAGGGATGTCCCCTCGTTGTTTGTatgtcactcaaatggttatgaaaaagctctaaaaaaattgagaagatgtattaacatgtgatattaCTCCATGAACATGctagttcaaattcaacttctacatctcgcaacgaaaaacaaatttgactgtgaatatacgttaactagctgtagtttaattatttttttttgttgcgagatgtagaagttgaatttgaacttgcatgtttgtggagtgatatatcacatgttgcattttttttaattttttttcataactatttgaatgatatgcaaacaacgaggggatatccccttgaatgatcaaaatagtttccccaGGATTAGGGCATGGAAAACCAAGGGATAACCACTCATCTAAGCAAAGCTGATGGATGGATTGATCAATCAGTGGATTGCCACTTGCCAGCTGCTTGTGGAGTTGGAGGATGTGGTACGGTGGTCACTCCTACGGAACACATTTTTGCATACTGGCAAAactgattttcgcatgcggttgctCTAGCCGCATGTGTGAAAAGGTTTGCGAAAATCggtatttttgcatgtggccaGCGCAATCTCATGCGAAAATACGATTTTCGCACGGGCACTTAAGCCGaccacatgcaaaaaaaaataatcgccccgccgccgcctgagatcgtcgcagccgccgccaccgctcctgtcgtcgccgtcgccgtcaccagcCGCCGGTAGAACCGTCCcgcccggatccgccgcctgagaccgccgccgccaccaccgccatcatCTGTGCCGGATCCTCCGGTCGAGACCGCCGTCGCGATCTCCGCCACGCTCCAGATCCGCCGcccaccgtcgtcatcgccgtcacATCCACCGCCCCCACCGCACGAGGTAGGATCCTGTAGCTGGATCTGCCTTCGTCGTCCGGATCTGCCGCTCGCCGTCATTGTCGTTGAGGGTGCCGTCGGATCCGCCACCCGCCATCGTTGTCGTCATCGGCACTGTTGGATCCGCCCCCCACctccctccgtcgtcgccggtgcCAGATCCATGTGGGGAGGGCCTGctcccggtcgccgccgtcgttgccggtGCTAGATCCACGCgagcccgctcctcctccggccatcaagcccgccgccgccacccaccccACTCCACACCGCTCTCGGAGTCTCGGTTGCTCTTGCCGTCGAGGTgacaaggagagagagagagaggattgagaggagaggaggagaagataagtATCGACGTTTGAggtctcgactacggtatttgcatggtgTGGAGATCGTCGgtgtaccagggtatatgcgagactgaAGTGAAAGAaatggagacaaggatttttatacaggtaataaccctactcctattgaccaaagccggtgttgctctttattcatctggatcacacaagtacaatatttgggataacctatctagctgtcATCGACTTGGCGGCATAGATAACCAACATGTAGTCGACGACAAgatagtcttcctcctcgagtacgaactcatcgagatcagagatggcgctagatccctTTTGTCGGCCTCCGCAGGCACCATATTGGGTCtgtctaggcttatctctgatgtcgatgtcTGCCGGCGTGTTGGTTTGTGTGTCGATCTATCGTGTCCTCTCTCCCCtagtgtcagggttatggataccacatacataatagtagtcgactaaatctcggcaggacccaccacataccatgtcttatacgggaacaatcttcggatataggaggagttctacataaggaaggatgaatagagttctacatgaaaatgacaaggactactcggattgtatccatattggtttccctagttctacttggacaaggggacacctatgggtataaatacaaggccccctaggaggaaaGGGGACACGAACAACATAGACGCCACAAAGCCACATGCCAATataagcctacatacgccaagacaagctgGCAGATATCGAtatcagagataagcctaggCAAATCCCATATGGTACCTACGGGAACCAAAGAGAGGaatctagcgctatctctgatctcatcgggcacggattcgaggaggaagactaccctgttgtcgactacgtgaTGATACTTCAgtccgccaagtcgacaacagttagataggctaccccaaatattgtactggtgtgattatggtgaataagagcaacgaccggcttcggctaataggagtagggttattacctgacaattcaggggcccgaacctgtataaaaatcatcgtctccatctcttttacctcaatctcgcatatatcctagtactaacgatccccataccatgcaaataccggaatcgcggcatcaaacgtcgacacctAGGgtgtcttgtatttatacccatagatgtcccaTTGTCCACGTAGGAATAgagagaccaatatggatacaatccgcgtaatccttatcgtttccatatagaactctactcgtccttccttatccggaactccttctatatatgaGGCATGATTCTGTATAGgacttggtatatggtgggccccgccgagcttagtcgatttctattgggtatgtggtatccagaACCATGACAATAAGgttgggtgaaaaattttaaaccGGTGGACAGAGAAGGAGAAGGCTAATTAGACTTCAAGTCCAATCCTTAAGAGGCTcgcatgcaaaaatcgattttcgcatgcgggtctCTTAAGTGGCCTGCATGTAAAAATGAGGAACTTAAGCAtctgcaaaaatcaatttttgcatgcggctcttTAAACTTCGAGTCAAATTTTATCATACATTCgtactaaatgaactcatataaaaaagttgtcaaaaacaaagttgtataacttattgagatctaccaattttttttggttatttctccatcgAGTTTGATTAaactatataaattttaaattttaaaatataagaaatttaaataattttttcggtagtaaatgatttcaaatggaaaaattgttaataacaaagttgtatatatatatatattgtactggttatatatatatatatatgtatacatacatacatacatggcAACATATCATATGCACACAgaccctcacgtgtacacacgtgcacaccaactaaaaaatgtcactaaaaaatctagaaaaaattatacacatactttcaattgtagtacacctagggttaaaattttaacgtcaaattcattatattttagccgtaacaaaaaaaaaaacaaaaaatctgacagttttaaggtt encodes:
- the LOC4346274 gene encoding uncharacterized protein, which gives rise to MGKLSCKNLLPCCMGHPPATSPAGATAGVSVKVSDRYVEIKNGIFELTLSNPDGIVTGVRYNGVDNLMEILNKEDNRGYWDLVWSKLGERTGIFDVIKGTEFRIIYQDENHAEVSFVRTWDPSLEGKAVPLNIDKRFIVLRGCSGFYTYGIYEHQEGWPGFSLGETRVAFKLRKDKFHYMALADDRQRIMPMPEDRVPPRGQQLAYPEAVLLVDPINPDLRGEVDDKYQYSCEDQYNNVHGWISFDPPIGFWQITPSDEFRTGGPVKQNLTSHVGPTMLAMFLSGHYAGDDLTPKFLTGEYWKKVHGPVFMYLNSSWDGSDPTLLWEDAKVQMMIEKESWPYCFALSDDFQKTEQRGCISGRLLVRDRYLDDADLYATSAYVGLALPGDVGSWQRECKGYQFWCRAEDDGSFCIRNIVAGDYNLYAWVPGFIGDYKLDAKLTISSGDDIYLGDLVYEPPRDGPTMWEIGIPDRSASEFFVPDPNPNYVNRLYINHPDRFRQYGLWERYAELYPDGDLVYTIGQSDYTTDWFFAQVNRRTDQSTYQPTTWQIKFNLDSVSPNSTYKFRVALASSANAELQVRFNDQDRTAPHFTTGLIGKDNTIARHGIHGLYWLFNIDVSGAWLVQGMNTIYLKQPRNQSPFQGLMYDYLRMEGPSGS